The region aagagttgcaaaagagttgcataccgaaaaaaagagttgcgaAAGAGTTAGACGaggaaaaagagttgcaaattcAGAGCGGTCCCCTCGCTTAATTCTGAAGTCGGCTATTTCGGATATCTACTGGCTACGAAAAAATAAGTCGGCCTGccgaaaatatatttgtacATGGGATGTAAGATTCCCATCAACCTCTAAAGggttgacgatttttttttaattgctttGGCTTCTGGGAGTAGATTTTGACATGatgtagtagtagtagttCAGATTCGTTGACATTGAGAATCGTGACTAATGTAACATTAACTACCTCGTTTAAGTCGTTAAcgccaaaaattcatgaaaaaggTGAAACAggtgaagcaaattcatgtctagaTTTCATTGATGTTCCCGGTACTCTGAAATTATGAtggaaaaaatacaaaaagacGAAAGCAAAAGTTCATGTTAGCTGTGAATCCTGTATGAGCTATCATTTGTGAGAATTAATAAGCGACTGCGCTGACAGATATCTGAGATTCGGTGACGTTACACATTATGGACCCGTTTAGTATCTTACTCTAACTATCTCACATATTTGACACCTTGTATAATCTTGTAGAAACAGAACATTAAAATTCCTGgaatcaaaattaataattgaaaacaataaatatcAAATAGGTATAGATGTACGTCAAGATGATAACATGCCCATTAACAGCATTCCTCGTCTCTTTTTTTATCTCCGTATACGATTAAAATGGGTACCATACAACAGAGTGTACGTATACATTGATCGGAAATTATTAGATGCGAAAGGCaacaaaacaattcaatttatgaGAGGCTTCTTGAAATGAATTCAACAATATCTTCGGTCATGTTATGGAGAATGCATTATTTACTTTGCACATTCTGTATCGAATAAGGAAACCAGAGAGAAGATAATACACAGCCGTAATTGCTGACAGGCAACATTGACAATGAACCGCTATTAAATTGCCATAATAATCTTATATTAGTGTGTTGTTGGTTTGACCATGCCATGCAGCAGCTACCATAATATAATACATTATGTTTCTTATGGCTATTTGGTGTACCTAGTACCTATTATCTTGTTTTTACTGTATTTTGAGCATCGGCATCTTGTGCCGTCCAACCTAGaacttatttcattaaaatatgaaaaacgttcGATTGGAAGTATGCTATTGCCTCTGGGACTGAATAATAGAATGTTTTAAATAACGACCAAACGTTACGatgcttgtcgtttatttttcattcatgacAATGGCTTTCGGCTTAGTTATTGAAGCTGGGTAACAATGCTAAAAAAGGCATACAGAAATGCGGTTAGGAAACACAAATTAGATAAATTATGTGAGTTCATAATCTGAGTTGATTTGCATTTTCTCCATCTACTTTTCACACTGTATATACTCGTAAGGTGCTACATTCAGAGTGCTGCAATATTTTGTGAATCGAAGTGTTAACCAGTTCTGCAGTTTATTCAGACAAAACTTCATCGTTAACACCATTATGTACTGCATAGGTAGGTACTACGTATATCAGCAATCTCTTATGATCAGtgcaaattatttaaacaGTAGAATCTACTACCTCTTCTCTCATCATATGTTTATTTCGTCCAAGCTCATTATTTCTGGATGTTTACCAACTTCCTACTGTATTATCTCCTAATCTATGCcttcaattgttttgttcTGTTTTAAAGTCGTTTTAAACTAATTGCGGCGCGTTTAGGCTTATGAATATTAGTCCAAAAAATATACATCAATAGGCATTGTAGAAGAATGTAGAAATTTTGCGTTTCACAGAGTGGTTAAAAATactaattatttttgtatgtttgtcCACTTCCTCTGGTATCTTCCACATTAGCTTGTATCGAGTCTTATAATCTATGCTTTAGATTGCATTGTTTCTTTCTACAGTCGTTTCAAACTCATTAAAGCACGTTCGGTGGGCTTATACATTTTAAGCCAATCAATCTACATCTACATCAATAACCCAACATAGAGAATTGCCATACTGCGAAGTAGTCTTAACGAATATCAAAGCATAACCTACTCTtataagagtcgaagaaataTGATAATCCGAGATGATATGTACGAATATTGTTGTGATTTGAGCCAGTAGGTTTTTGTCTACCGTTGgcttttgtaaaattaaattaaattaaattattcattgCTGCATCAAAGATAAAGGCGTTTTTGCACTGTTCGTCTGTCAAATTAGTTATAGCAGTTAAAAAGATATATCTCAACCTCTCTAACCAATGTATattcgtacatttgaacaaatgtcCTGCAGTCAAGCTGTGGAAGCAGCAGCAATCATCAAAGAAGCAGTAAACAAGATGAAGGAAGTTTTCACCAAAGGCAAAAAAGCAGCTACCGAATCAGTCGATGACTTATTTGTTGCCACCTGATAACGCTCCATCACCATCATCATTGAGTTCAAGACTACAAAGGAAAGTTCTAGAACACAACTTTAATCcggaaatgttaaaaaaaaattgaagtacaagatttgagaTCAAccgatcgatggaagtaatacaCCCGAAACCACATCTCTGATATTTCAAATAACcttttatacggttttaccattACCACGCGGATGCGTGTAACAGCTTCAAGTGTATAAACTAGTATAGCTCCGTCGAATTGTTAACAAACTGGAGCTAAGCGGTatgtaaaatatgtaaaacttaatttttttgaaaataaatgaaatgagcagttttgattgtatgggtggatcagctgaaaaacaactgaagaaaattcatgctgaaatttcactgcctcggTCCGCAGATTGTTAGGAGGTTAAAAATTTAACACGCGCAACCTGTAATTTTTAACACAGATacttaaaaacaaacaactcACAACAATACGCACAAACATCAATTCACTTGAAAACTAGGATTTGCTCATCACTGAACTAAATTAATCTCCTCACACTAATTTTAAACTAATCGCGCAGTCCCACCATTATTAACAGCGTTCTACTACATTTGTGTTTTACGTTCTGTTCCATCATTGCGGAATTTACTATGCGGCATATATAAACACATACACATCCAAAAAAACAGCtgatgaaaataattcttgtTGTGATTTCTCATCTGTGGAGATGTTTATTGTTTATCGTTTATTACAAGGAACTTTTCATTCGGACGTAATAGTGCAACTTTAATTcataaattgatttgaaatggCCACAGACAACATCGAAGCCTCACCTATGGAATATAACGAAGATCCTCCAAAAGATGtggaaatgttaaaattgcCCATAGAAATTATCAAGAACATTTTACTGTATGTTGATGACCACTCCCGACCTAATGCCGCTCTAGTGTGTCGCACATTTTATGAATTGATTTGTGAATTGGACCGAGACAAAAATCCTTTAGATCTGCTATATAGTGAGGTAATAACTCTGCATTATTGTAAAATACAACTCTCTTGTGAGCCATGTTCGGATTTTAGATCTATGATGATGACATTTACAAATCGCTGATTAACTCTGGAAGACAATTTAGTGAATTGTTCGTCAATTTGAAGGGTTGTCACTACCTGCACAGCAGCGATAGAATTGTGTCCATAGCCAAGAACTTTGGCAGTCGcattaaaaaagtaaaattttggtgTTCTCTTCAAGCGGAGACACCCAAAGTAACTGATTTGGATTTGATGACAGTGTTAAAGTTCCTTCCGGACGTGGAAGAGataattttattcaacattTACGTTTGTTCGGACTGCCATCGTTCACCGAAAAGCGAACTGGATTTGTACAAGTTAAAGAGATTGGATCTGAATTTTTGCTCATTCGACAATACGTTGCTTCTGGATCTCATTCCGACGAATGTGCTAACCGATTTGGTGTTTACGTTCGACTCACTCGATGAGACAATTTATCAGAATTTCTTCAATCGTCAAGGAAACATCAAGAAActggaaattttcgaaaatgacaaaataaatttcgaccATCTGGAACTGGAACACTTAAAGATCAGCTCAGGCATGGATTTTGTAGTAATGTTAAACCAACAGAGGACACTGAAGTACATCGATTTTGCTATAAGTTGGATTGATGGAAAAGTGTTTGCGGCAGTACTGCAGTTGAAGGATCTGGAAGTACTTCGAACACTCGTCGATCAGGTGCCGTGTGTATTGTTCAAGGAACTGAAACAACTGAAGCATCTCAAGGAGCTTCGAATCGATTCACATTGTTCGTTCGACTGTGGTCATCTGCTTACGCTGAGTATGATGAACGATatgaatttagaaaaattgacCCTATACTATGTGCAGCGAGACATACCACcggaaattttcattcaaattagcAAAAACTTCCTGAAACTGAGGCACATCCAAATAGTCAATCGTTCCATTCAGAATCTTATCACAATAGCTCAACATTTTCCGAACATGGAGTCGATACTCTGGGACTTTTCCGGAATGTTTTACTCACCTGACATACTGCAAATCGATGATTATAGCCACAGACACGAAAATCTAACACAAATCGTTATAACCAATCTTAACACAACGGATGTTCAGAACACCCAGCCTCTGCTCAAATTTTGTAATTCTTGTCCGAATTTAGAGAGAATTTTTCTATCAAATTTGTCGGGACTGAGCTTAAGTGAATTCGAAGAGCTTTTTACGCAGCATCGAAAGTTAACCCATCTGAGCCTGGAAGTTGATTCGTTTGAATTCGATTACTTGGATATTGTTCTTGTGTCGAAGCTTATATCCGATTTACATCATTTTCGTGCGAGTAAATTGCTATCTTGTCCCACGTACTCCGtgctaaaatgtttgtttagaGATTTCTTTCCAAAAATCACACTGTACAAATATAGTACAGGTGAAGCAGAATTGATTATGAAAAGGAGAAGAGCTGTGGATTGGTATTCGAGCTTTAACATCAGagatcatttttgaaattgtttttttacagaagaagagaaaataaaaaaaatgttaccaTAAACCTAGCCCAATCTTTTAAAATAACTCACTTCTTCTCATTGCAGATAAGAGGTGTACTAAATAATGATTCAAGATCCCTGGTGGCATCGGTTCAAAGCAGTTTTACGTGTTGAAGAAATGTCCTTTTTTGAATTGCATGTTTTAGAATGAAGCTCTAGATGAAAGGATCGTCAGACTAACTTTCAATCAGACTCATAAGTGTTGGAATTAATTTGTAGTAAACATCTCCAAGAAATGGTCGAATTCTCTAAGGTGGTGTACATTATGTTCATTTTTCATAGTTCCAAGTGTAGGAcgagatttgaaaatatttccatgtTTTTTGCTCGTCTCAGTAGGTATATCAGCCAGGCCTTGTAGCAATATGCAATTAAAATCAATGACCCCCTTCCGAGCATAAAATCAGCATCATTAACATTAATTTAATGGCAGTGAAATATTTACTCGACTGTCCACTCACTGTTGTGAGTCCATGTCCCCATATCGAAACAGCATAAAACATAATCTGCTCCATATTTTGCAATCATTTTACGTATAATAATATCATTATACAGCATCAACATCATGAATATtgtgtttacatttttcagtttgttttattaaatgcaagatctgtctattttgtagttaaaacaaaacacaaaaaagaaaaattgcatAACATTTTCGGTTCTGTCTAGTCGTAGCTTGATGGAGTGGAGATGGTGTTACACGCTGTAACATAATTCGAATGATATTGCACTATGGTGAAATTGAGCTACCTAATGCGATGTaccaaacaataaattacattttttgtatgatctaattttcagataaataattgaatgatGAGAATGGGTCTCatgttgtttttaatttgaataatattttaccCATTAAGTCGTACGCTTGAACTTAACAACAGCTTACTGGTATGTGTTGTTGATCTGCTGCTGCACGCCTCTTTGTTATTTATAGAGCAGTACTTTTATTAAGcagtaaaaatttataaaatttcatctgttatcgacagcaaatgtataaataaataaacgataACCAGTGGTTAATGTGGTATAATATAGGAAATCATATTTTAAatctaatgaagtagaagatttagTCTTAATCTGATAATGTTTAGATAAAAGAAGTACGAGACTTGGTGGACTGAAAGGTTGAATGTTCGGTATGTCATCTAAAATTTAGTTGGATACACCGAACAACTCGCAACGTTGAAGGTTTAATAAAAATGGTAAATACTGATATTCGGAATTTGGCTCTgtgtcatcaaaatttaatttgtcaaAACTTTTCCATCGCAGGCAGAACAACCATATGTAGGAAAATTCTTATTCCGAAAttaaacattcattttcatttagcaGCCTTTGTCAACCGAAGCGGGTTTCGGCTGACTCTACTAACTTCCTCAAAAACTTCATAGTGATCTTCTTTTTTGCAAGTtcattaatcaaaaaaataatgttgagTCACAATGACCTTAGTTTTCACTATCTCGCATGCACAGATAAACATAAACCGATACATTTATCGCTTTTTCTCAGTGCCGTATGCATGAAATCATTTATTCAGCGATTGAATTTTCACTTCTCCTAAATActacaaaatagttattttgttaaataataaCGTTGAATCTTccattgaagaaattttttgctttttaacaaaagtaatagttattttcccaATAGGCAATCAAAGCGAGTGAATAGTTTCCAGCACTAGTCGGAAGCGAGTTCTGGAATCTAACTCGCTAAAAGACTCCtacataaaagtaaaataaatggGAAACATACACTCGATATCTCTCAGGTACATCGTGAAATAGAAAATATCTACAAAAGAACCAAACTTTGACAACAATTGTTCTTACTAACGAGTCGTAAGTTACGACCCTCTACGGTATTATTCTAAACACGGCTCTGTTCTTTCTACCAAAATACATACATGTGTGTATGCCAGTTCCTCACATAATGaactatatttttataaaaataataggaaaattttcagtttctaACCGACTCTGAATATAGCTAAAAATAAGTGATTCTGCTGTCATTTTATTTAGTTGGATTTAAGTATTAGTTAgtgaatggaaataaaaatctatGTGAAAAATTGATACATTAAATACAGGCGAGCCAATGCGGTGCATATTGATATTATCCATTGTGGCGATCAACATAGAAACCGCAAAAGAATAATCTTATCGTAGTAAATGCTTACCATGTTAATAAAAAGTATGTGGACCTTCAGTAGCATATTATATTTGCGAGGGGAAAACAAGTTGACGAAATTATGGGCAGGACTTACTATTGGgtatttcaattctaaaaattacaaaacgtaattttcagaattaaaatactCAATAATAAGCCCTCATTGTGGGATATTCAATACGATCCTTAGATTTacgaaatatttgatatttaATCACAAAATAGTTGGTAGATTTAATGACCGGCAAGGAAAAAGGTAAGATTGACATTAAGTAAGAGACAATTTCAGGGTAAttgtcgattttcaaaatatccaatagATCAACTTATAAAATAATAGAAATCATATGGACGCCTGAGTTGGCAGCGTTACTTTCTATGTGAAACATGACAAAATATATTCACTACGATCTTGTGCCAGCACTGTCTTCGTGAAGCTTGGCACTTTGACTAATACGTTTTCTTTGACTAATAATTTTCCGCTACGTGTTGCACCCTTCGATGCAAATTGGCCGTCGacttttgcataaaaaattgaaaacgaaagaccaaaggattttctaaaagaaaatcctcaaaatattttctgacaattttcttaaaatttgaggaattcttttgagaacAGGTGCAAGAGGATTTTCTGTATTGATCTGCCTTCGATTGAAATGGACTTTATGCTGGTCACAATTCCGTCTATTACTATCCCCTCGCAAACTTCTCAATCAACTCGAAGTTGATTAagttaaataataattctcACAACATCATATATATAAAGCAGCCGCGTTCATTGTCAATGTAGTGCCAGCATCTActtatacatacatacatatcaCATTAATCAAAACGATTAGATAATGATGACTGTGTGAATATATGctacacaaaataaaactcTAACAATCCAGTACTGAATGTTCTACCTGACTGCGCTCAGCTGCTGTTCGTGTAAATACAAATCGAACTCAATATAAAATCTGTTCAGTTGACGGCGAAGTAGCTTAGTGAGTGATTTAGGTGCGGTGATTAGATTTTGGTGATAACAAAATTCGTGTTTCAAATTTACGACTAAAATGACTTCTAATACTCATCCAATAATTGATACCGAATATGGACCAGTACAGGGTGTACTGAAAACAACTGCCCTTGGACGGAACTTTTACGACTTTAGAGTTGTTCCATATATGAAAGCTCCCATTGGTAAGCTTAGATTTCGAGATGCTCAGCCGCCCGATCAATGGTCAGAACCGTTTAATACAAACATCGAACGACCGACTTACTTCTGTCCACCGTTCCCTCCGTTTCCAGCTGATGGTCAAGAAGATGCTGGTATCGTTAGTGTTTCGACACCGTATTTGGATAGGAAATTACCCGTTCTTGGTAAGAACAACTTTCGTTTTGTACTCGTTTTGTTTACGgcaaactttaaaatttcatttacttttcTGTATCAAGTGTATATACACGGCGGAGGGTTCCAAATAGCTTCTggcaaattgaatttattcggTGGTGATTATTTGCTGCAGAAAGATATTGTCTTTGTAACAATCAACTATCGTGTTGGTCCGATCGGATTTTTGTCATTAAAAGATCCTGAGTTGGATATTCCTGGTAATGCTGGATTGAAAGATCAAGTGTTTGCACTCAAATGGGTCCAGAGGAATATCGCTAAATTTGGTGGTGATCCTGAAAATGTCACAATATTTGGAACCTCGGTAAAATGCACTGAATGATGCCATTTGGTCCCTTAAATACTTACGTTAAGAATTTCAGGCTGGAGGCGTGTCGGTACATATGCTAATGATGACGGATTTAGCAAGAGGATTGTTTAAAAAGGCGATACCTATGTCTGGAACAGCATTCATAAAAGCATGGCCCTTTGcagcaaaaaacaatttaactgAACGATTGGCTAGTTCATTAGGCTGGGACGGTAAAGGCGGTGAAAGAGGAATACTTGAAGTTCTGGAGAACGCCGACGCCAAAGAACTTGTTGTAGCAGAGTCTAAACTCCTAACAACTGAAGAACGATTTATAAACCACACTCCGTTCCCATTCACACCAGTAATTGAACCGTATGTcaatgaaaaaacgtttttagcgAAGGATCCCGTTCTAATGGGCCGTGAAGCTTGGTCGAATAGCATCGATTGTATGATTGGTGGAACCTCGCTAGAAGGTGGAATGATGATGTTGTGGCTTATCCAAGCAAAATTAGAAGAACTTTTCAAGGATCCAGCCCATTTCACCTTAACTCGTGAACTTGGTTTGGACATCACGATACCCAAAGATAAAGAAAAGGCGACCGAATATGGGTCAAAGTTGAAATCATTTTACTTCGGTGACAGCAAACCCTCGATGGATACGTTAAAAGAATATCTTTCGGTAGTTTGACTCAAATGCGCTTCATACTATAAAATGTTACCGCGAGTCTTATCTTTCCAGTATGCTGGCGATCTTCACTTTTGGCATGGTATCTATCGTGCGGTTTTGTCACGTCTTCATTCCAACGGAAcaggaaaaacgttttttttatcaattcgaTTTGAATACAAGTTTAAACTTTATGAAGCTGCTCTTTCAAAGAGACTATGAGGGCGCAAGTCACGGAGATGATATGTCATATTTGTTCAAAACCGATTTGCCCGGTTTGCCAGGAGTCAATATTGGTTCGAAAGAGTTTGAATTGATTAAGCGAATGGTTTCTTTCGTTACTTCATTTGCAATTACCGGAAATCCCAATAGTTTCGAGAATGAGATCAAGTGGGAGACGATTGACTCTGCCAAGAGTTTAAGATGTCTCAACATTACGAATGATTCGTCGGAAATGATTGATTTTCCGGGAATTGATCGATTGAATGTttggaatgaaatttgtgaagaTTCAAATGTGCCGTTGTATTAGCTACTCAGTGtgttgaagatttttttcattgtaataatttaataacaaaaaaaactttttattaacTATGTCTTGTAGATACGAAGATTTACCAAAATATCATTACTAACGTTcactgaaattaatttaatttttagtgAGAAAATAAACGATTCATCAAATAGATACGAAAAgtgataatttttataaaactcGTACAAATCAACTGAACAATTGCGTTTCTAAACTTTATTGATTGGGACCGTAGCTTTAAAAAGGATCCAAGCCATTACTGCGTCATCGGCTTATGTCAAAGTATAGTTGATATTCATAATGAGTTTGACAGTCAATCAGAAAACACGATCGCCTTGATTTCATAAGTCGATTCCGCACGTGGATTTTTCTCGTTTAACTGTCATCAGTTTTCTCATCGGCTTATGTCAAACATTGCAGCGAAATTCAtcattaaatgcaaattttgcatcAATCTTATCATTAAATTCACTTTACCTCAATGGACACATCAGAGAATATTCAATTTAGACTTCCATATCTTTATAAACTTACACACACTAATTTATGTCTCGGTTTAtccattttgttgataaaaataGGTGTAATGCGTAAGAACGTGTCGATATAAAATCAGTCGCTCCTACAGAAAACATCTTTCGGTATTGTCACCACGTAAATAATTAGTACCAGCTCTTCTTCAGGTTTCCAGAACAAGTAAAGATATTAAAAACGTAGTCCTTTAATTCCCGTCAAACTAGAACAAATCGTTTAAAACGGATGATAATTTATGAGCGTTTATAGTAATTGGTTTAGCAATTCGATtcaatttaccaatattttcatcaaattggtAGTGTacttcaaaatattgaaatccgtccaaaaaaatgtgttgagaCATTAAGAGATCGAAAACACAATTCTCCTGTCTCTCCTTGCTAAATTAggtttcgaagaatttttgggtgcaatgtaaatgtaaaactGATTCTGGTTAACGTTTTGCAATATCGGTTTCACGATATTCACGAAAAAGCAATTAACTCTGTATTGTAATCGACCGGtggtacaaaactttgtaATCGACCTTCGGAAGTGGCAGCGCCCagtttttttacgttacgctTTAGCAACGGACTATATGCAACAGTAGAACTCACCCACAGCGCGAAGCTATTAAAATAATCTAATTAAGTCATGagagaaaaaacgaaaaaccgaACAGAGCTCTTCactcttcccttgcccatggGTCGCGTGCAGCGAAATTGCAGACAAAAAATACTGTTTCGACCTCAAGTGCTAACGGCGGTCAAAGACTAGAGAGGGCTAGTCttcatcagtcgtttccgttAGACTCTTCCCGAGACAGTAGTAAATTTTCGGTTGAACAAGCGTTAGAAAATTTACAATGTAATCATGCCATCTTCCGATGGAAATTGCggatcaaaattgaattctacTTTGTTCGGAAGTCTTCATTCGCAGAAATCCTTTCTGAAGTCAATCCTATTTGATTTGTTCACTTCTAAATGGACTAATTGTTATGATGACTTGTAACTCATAACCAAGTTTTGTAAATATCCTAAATTACTATGTGTGTGgcacaaaatttttacttttctattttgttcTGACTATATACTCAAGAGTTTTGAATCGAAGTGATCTGTGTACATTATTTACTAAAGCACTCATCAATCtagtgaaatagttatttgtagtgtatctgttttggacgattgtttttaggcaattttgcgagttgtagcccgaacgaagtgagcgGGCAAGGTAAGTTTAGTTCCAAACACACCGAgattacgtatcgattgagtaggccgaaagagttacgtattcagttttcgctttcgccccttgaattgacatttctttactttcggtcctcttagcaagcatacaaaacttaatacgtaactctatAGACctcctcaatcgatacgtaaataactattgaattgacatttcaattattaaattatcgataacgatatgattaatcgattatcgataatttttttcgattgatattatcaataattttgaacgtctcccatccctacgCACCCTCAGACCAACCGAAACCTGGAAGACTgtggaagaaaaatgaatcaaTTCATCTTAGGGAGTCAGAACCATCCATAGTTTCCATAACTTTACCTTGGACCAATCACTTCAAAAATATGATCTGTGGCATTCTCAGGTGCTGCCAGCAATAGTATCAACTCATAAAACTCACTGACTGAACCAGATAGTcaacgattttaaaatttcgagaTTAGCACTACACtaataattgtttttaatcTCTATACTGTAAAATCCACTTTACAGTAGAGCAAGCGATCTTTCAGACACTCGACAAATAAAACTATTTATATAGCTAGAAAAGTTCGTTCTTAGTGTCGTAAACTAGGTTGACCGCTTTACAGTTCTCGCCACATAAAATACTTACATTACAAAGTaattaaatgagaaaattaaataaaatgcaaatacTTATGAAAAATTTGCTTGTTCCATCCACAACTCCAAGAAAACTATAA is a window of Bradysia coprophila strain Holo2 unplaced genomic scaffold, BU_Bcop_v1 contig_350, whole genome shotgun sequence DNA encoding:
- the LOC119080316 gene encoding uncharacterized protein LOC119080316 — protein: MATDNIEASPMEYNEDPPKDVEMLKLPIEIIKNILLYVDDHSRPNAALVCRTFYELICELDRDKNPLDLLYSEIYDDDIYKSLINSGRQFSELFVNLKGCHYLHSSDRIVSIAKNFGSRIKKVKFWCSLQAETPKVTDLDLMTVLKFLPDVEEIILFNIYVCSDCHRSPKSELDLYKLKRLDLNFCSFDNTLLLDLIPTNVLTDLVFTFDSLDETIYQNFFNRQGNIKKLEIFENDKINFDHLELEHLKISSGMDFVVMLNQQRTLKYIDFAISWIDGKVFAAVLQLKDLEVLRTLVDQVPCVLFKELKQLKHLKELRIDSHCSFDCGHLLTLSMMNDMNLEKLTLYYVQRDIPPEIFIQISKNFLKLRHIQIVNRSIQNLITIAQHFPNMESILWDFSGMFYSPDILQIDDYSHRHENLTQIVITNLNTTDVQNTQPLLKFCNSCPNLERIFLSNLSGLSLSEFEELFTQHRKLTHLSLEVDSFEFDYLDIVLVSKLISDLHHFRASKLLSCPTYSVLKCLFRDFFPKITLYKYSTGEAELIMKRRRAVDWYSSFNIRDHF
- the LOC119080317 gene encoding esterase B1-like → MTSNTHPIIDTEYGPVQGVLKTTALGRNFYDFRVVPYMKAPIGKLRFRDAQPPDQWSEPFNTNIERPTYFCPPFPPFPADGQEDAGIVSVSTPYLDRKLPVLVYIHGGGFQIASGKLNLFGGDYLLQKDIVFVTINYRVGPIGFLSLKDPELDIPGNAGLKDQVFALKWVQRNIAKFGGDPENVTIFGTSAGGVSVHMLMMTDLARGLFKKAIPMSGTAFIKAWPFAAKNNLTERLASSLGWDGKGGERGILEVLENADAKELVVAESKLLTTEERFINHTPFPFTPVIEPYVNEKTFLAKDPVLMGREAWSNSIDCMIGGTSLEGGMMMLWLIQAKLEELFKDPAHFTLTRELGLDITIPKDKEKATEYGSKLKSFYFGDSKPSMDTLKEYLSYAGDLHFWHGIYRAVLSRLHSNGTGKTFFLSIRFEYKFKLYEAALSKRL